In a single window of the Oryctolagus cuniculus chromosome 9, mOryCun1.1, whole genome shotgun sequence genome:
- the RAPGEF3 gene encoding rap guanine nucleotide exchange factor 3 isoform X5 yields the protein MRRPRSCSYQLLLAHGRPGRVQGLRWTPLTTSQESLDFSGSLEQASTERVLRAGKQLHRHLLAACPGLIRDRKHHLRLYRQCCSGRELVDGILALGLAVHSRSQAVGVCQVLLDEGALCHVRHDWAFQDRDAQFYRFPGPEPEPASRPEVEEDLLEAVALLAQRGPDALLTVALRKPPAQRTHEELELIFEELLHIKAVAHLSNSVKRELAAVLLFEPHSKAGTVLFSQGDKGTSWYIIWKGSVNVVTHGKGLVTTLHEGDDFGQLALVNDAPRAATIVLREDSCHFLRVDKQDFNRIIKDVEAKTMRLEEHGKVVLVLERASQGAGPACPPTPGRTRYTVMSGTPEKILELLLEAMRPDSSTHDPTETFLSDFLLTHSVFMPSAQLCPALLHHFHAEPAGSSEQERSSYVCNKRQQILRLVSQWVALYGPMLHADPVASSFLQRLSELVSEDVQLSSLLRGQWPERRRHHRLENGCGNASPQTKARNAPVWLPGHDELLASSNCAIRAGDKVPYDIYRPDHSGLTLQLPVTASVREVLVALAQEDGGTRGQVLVKVNSAGDAVGLQPDARGVATSLGLNERLFVVDPQQVHELHPRPTLCSRLQSPHPEQLGPTVGSAEALELVSAKDLASQLTEQDRDLFYSVHQVELIHYVLGPQHLRDVTTANLERFMRRFNELQYWVATELCLCLLPGPRAQLLRKFIKLAAHLKEQKNLNSFFAVMFGLSNSAISRLAHTWERLPQKVRKLHSALERLLDPSWNHRAYRVALAKLSPPIIPFMPLLLKDMTFIHEGNRTLVENLINFEKMRMMARAVRVLQHCRGHGHAPLSPLRTRASHVHEDSQASRISTCSEQSLSTRSPASTWAYVQQLKVIDNQRELSRLSRELEP from the exons ATGCGCCGGCCCCGGAGCTGCTCCTAccagctgctgctggcgcacGGGCGCCCCGGACGCGTGCAAGGGCTTCGCTGG ACGCCGCTCACCACCAGCCAGGAGTCCCTGGATTTCAGCGGGAGCCTGGAGCAG GCCTCCACGGAGCGAGTCCTCAGGGCTGGGAAGCAGCTGCACCGGCACCTCCTGGCCGCCTGTCCGGGCCTCATCCGTGACAGGAAGCACCACCTGAGGCTCTACCG GCAGTGCTGCTCCGGCCGGGAGCTGGTGGACGGGATCCTGGCTCTGGGGCTGGCGGTGCACTCACGGAGCCAGGCTGTGGGCGTGTGCCAGGTGCTGCTCGATGAAGGCGCCTTGTGCCACG TGAGACACGACTGGGCCTTCCAGGACCGCGATGCTCAGTTCTACCGCTTCCCTGGGCCGGAGCCGGAGCCCGCCAGCAGGCCCGAGGTGGAGGAGGATCTGCTGGAGGCTGTGGCTCTGCTGGCCCAGCGGGGGCCCGACGCCCTGCTCACCGTGGCCCTTCGGAAGCC cccggcTCAGCGCACGCATGAGGAGCTGGAGCTCATCTTCGAGGAGCTGCTGCACATCAAGGCTGTGGCTCACCTGTCCAACTCG gTGAAGCGCGAGCTGGCGGCCGTGCTGCTGTTTGAGCCGCACAGCAAGGCGGGCACTGTGT TGTTCAGCCAGGGGGACAAGGGCACCTCGTGGTACATCATCTGGAAGGGGTCTGTCAACGTGGTCACCCATGGCAAG gggctggtgaCCACCCTGCACGAGGGAGACGACTTTGGACAGCTGGCCCTGGTAAACGACGCCCCCCGCGCGGCCACCATCGTCCTGCGGGAGGACAGCTGTCACTTCCTGCGCGTGGACAAGCAGGACTTCAATCGCATCATCAAG GACGTGGAAGCGAAGACCATGCGGCTGGAAGAGCACGGCAaggtggtgctggtgctggagAGAGCCTCccagggcgccggccctgctTGCCCCCCGACCCCAGGCCGGACCCG GTACACGGTGATGTCCGGCACCCCAGAGAAGATCCTTGAGCTCCTACTGGAGGCCATGCGGCCCGATTCCAGCACCCACGACCCCACAG AGACCTTCCTCAGCGACTTCCTGCTGACCCACAGCGTCTTCATGCCCagcgcccagctctgccctgcgcTGCTGCACCA CTTCCACGCGGAGCCTGCGGGCAGCAGTGAGCAGGAACGCAGCTCCTACGTGTGCAACAAGAGGCAGCAGATCCTACGGCTGGTCAGCCAGTGGGTGGCCCTGTACGGCCCCATGCTCCACGCAGACCCCGTGgcctccagcttcctccag AGACTGTCCGAGCTGGTGAGTGAGGACGTCCAGTTGAGCAGCCTGCTGAGGGGGCAGTGGCCAGAGAGGCGGCGACACCACAG GCTGGAAAACGGCTGCGGGAACGCCTCTCCTCAGACGAAG gcCCGGAACGCACCTGTCTGGCTCCCCGGCCATGACGAGCTCCTGGCCAGCAGCAACTGTGCCATCCGGGCTGGGGACAAAG TCCCCTACGACATCTACCGGCCCGACCACTCGGGGCTGACCCTGCAGCTGCCCGTGACGGCCTCTGTGCGAGAGGTGCTTGTGGCCTTGGCTCAGGAGGACGGCGGGACCAGGGGGCAGGTGTTGGTGAAGGTCAACTCTGCAGGAG ATGCTGTGGGCTTGCAGCCAGATGCCCGCGGTGTGGCCACATCCCTGGGGCTCAATGAGCGGCTCTTTGTGGTCGACCCACAGCAAGTGCATGAGCTG CACCCTCGTCCCACCCTGTGCTCTCGCTTGCAGAGTCCACACCCTGAACAGCTGGGGCCCACGGTGGGCTCAGCTGAGGCGCTGGAGCTAGTGAGCGCCAAGGACCTGGCCAGTCAGCTGACCGAGCAGGACAGGGACCTCTTCTACAGCGTCCACCAG GTGGAGCTGATCCACTACGTGCTGggcccccagcacctgcgtgACGTCACCACTGCCAACCTGGAGCGCTTCATGCGCCGCTTCAACGAGCTGCAGTACTGGGTGGCCACGGagctgtgcctctgcctcctgcccggCCCGCGGGCCCAGCTGCTCAGGAAGTTCATCAAGCTGGCTGCCCA CCTCAAGGAGCAGAAGAACCTCAATTCTTTCTTTGCCGTGATGTTTGGTCTCAGCAACTCGGCCATCAGccgcctggcccacacctgggaG CGGTTGCCCCAGAAGGTGCGGAAGCTGCACTCTGCCCTCGAGAGGCTGCTG gACCCCTCCTGGAACCACCGAGCCTACCGTGTGGCCCTGGCCAAGCTCTCCCCTCCCATCATCCCCTTCATGCCCCTCCTCCTCAAAG ACATGACCTTCATCCACGAGGGCAACCGCACACTGGTGGAGAACCTCATCAACTTCGAGAAGATG CGGATGATGGCCCGAGCCGTGCGCGTGCTGCAGCACTGCCGAGGCCACGGCCATG CACCCCTCTCCCCACTCAGGACCCGAGCTTCCCACGTGCACGAGGACAGCCAGGCGTCGCGGATTTCCACGT GCTCGGAGCAGTCCCTGAGCACCCGGAGTCCGGCCAGCACCTGGGCGTACGTCCAGCAGCTGAAGGTCATCGACAACCAGCGGGAGCTATCCCGCCTGTCTCGGGAGCTGGAGCCATGA
- the RAPGEF3 gene encoding rap guanine nucleotide exchange factor 3 isoform X8: MKAPCATDRDAQFYRFPGPEPEPASRPEVEEDLLEAVALLAQRGPDALLTVALRKPPAQRTHEELELIFEELLHIKAVAHLSNSVKRELAAVLLFEPHSKAGTVLFSQGDKGTSWYIIWKGSVNVVTHGKGLVTTLHEGDDFGQLALVNDAPRAATIVLREDSCHFLRVDKQDFNRIIKDVEAKTMRLEEHGKVVLVLERASQGAGPACPPTPGRTRYTVMSGTPEKILELLLEAMRPDSSTHDPTETFLSDFLLTHSVFMPSAQLCPALLHHFHAEPAGSSEQERSSYVCNKRQQILRLVSQWVALYGPMLHADPVASSFLQRLSELVSEDVQLSSLLRGQWPERRRHHRLENGCGNASPQTKARNAPVWLPGHDELLASSNCAIRAGDKVPYDIYRPDHSGLTLQLPVTASVREVLVALAQEDGGTRGQVLVKVNSAGDAVGLQPDARGVATSLGLNERLFVVDPQQVHELSPHPEQLGPTVGSAEALELVSAKDLASQLTEQDRDLFYSVHQVELIHYVLGPQHLRDVTTANLERFMRRFNELQYWVATELCLCLLPGPRAQLLRKFIKLAAHLKEQKNLNSFFAVMFGLSNSAISRLAHTWERLPQKVRKLHSALERLLDPSWNHRAYRVALAKLSPPIIPFMPLLLKDMTFIHEGNRTLVENLINFEKMRMMARAVRVLQHCRGHGHAPLSPLRTRASHVHEDSQASRISTCSEQSLSTRSPASTWAYVQQLKVIDNQRELSRLSRELEP; this comes from the exons ATGAAGGCGCCTTGTGCCACG GACCGCGATGCTCAGTTCTACCGCTTCCCTGGGCCGGAGCCGGAGCCCGCCAGCAGGCCCGAGGTGGAGGAGGATCTGCTGGAGGCTGTGGCTCTGCTGGCCCAGCGGGGGCCCGACGCCCTGCTCACCGTGGCCCTTCGGAAGCC cccggcTCAGCGCACGCATGAGGAGCTGGAGCTCATCTTCGAGGAGCTGCTGCACATCAAGGCTGTGGCTCACCTGTCCAACTCG gTGAAGCGCGAGCTGGCGGCCGTGCTGCTGTTTGAGCCGCACAGCAAGGCGGGCACTGTGT TGTTCAGCCAGGGGGACAAGGGCACCTCGTGGTACATCATCTGGAAGGGGTCTGTCAACGTGGTCACCCATGGCAAG gggctggtgaCCACCCTGCACGAGGGAGACGACTTTGGACAGCTGGCCCTGGTAAACGACGCCCCCCGCGCGGCCACCATCGTCCTGCGGGAGGACAGCTGTCACTTCCTGCGCGTGGACAAGCAGGACTTCAATCGCATCATCAAG GACGTGGAAGCGAAGACCATGCGGCTGGAAGAGCACGGCAaggtggtgctggtgctggagAGAGCCTCccagggcgccggccctgctTGCCCCCCGACCCCAGGCCGGACCCG GTACACGGTGATGTCCGGCACCCCAGAGAAGATCCTTGAGCTCCTACTGGAGGCCATGCGGCCCGATTCCAGCACCCACGACCCCACAG AGACCTTCCTCAGCGACTTCCTGCTGACCCACAGCGTCTTCATGCCCagcgcccagctctgccctgcgcTGCTGCACCA CTTCCACGCGGAGCCTGCGGGCAGCAGTGAGCAGGAACGCAGCTCCTACGTGTGCAACAAGAGGCAGCAGATCCTACGGCTGGTCAGCCAGTGGGTGGCCCTGTACGGCCCCATGCTCCACGCAGACCCCGTGgcctccagcttcctccag AGACTGTCCGAGCTGGTGAGTGAGGACGTCCAGTTGAGCAGCCTGCTGAGGGGGCAGTGGCCAGAGAGGCGGCGACACCACAG GCTGGAAAACGGCTGCGGGAACGCCTCTCCTCAGACGAAG gcCCGGAACGCACCTGTCTGGCTCCCCGGCCATGACGAGCTCCTGGCCAGCAGCAACTGTGCCATCCGGGCTGGGGACAAAG TCCCCTACGACATCTACCGGCCCGACCACTCGGGGCTGACCCTGCAGCTGCCCGTGACGGCCTCTGTGCGAGAGGTGCTTGTGGCCTTGGCTCAGGAGGACGGCGGGACCAGGGGGCAGGTGTTGGTGAAGGTCAACTCTGCAGGAG ATGCTGTGGGCTTGCAGCCAGATGCCCGCGGTGTGGCCACATCCCTGGGGCTCAATGAGCGGCTCTTTGTGGTCGACCCACAGCAAGTGCATGAGCTG AGTCCACACCCTGAACAGCTGGGGCCCACGGTGGGCTCAGCTGAGGCGCTGGAGCTAGTGAGCGCCAAGGACCTGGCCAGTCAGCTGACCGAGCAGGACAGGGACCTCTTCTACAGCGTCCACCAG GTGGAGCTGATCCACTACGTGCTGggcccccagcacctgcgtgACGTCACCACTGCCAACCTGGAGCGCTTCATGCGCCGCTTCAACGAGCTGCAGTACTGGGTGGCCACGGagctgtgcctctgcctcctgcccggCCCGCGGGCCCAGCTGCTCAGGAAGTTCATCAAGCTGGCTGCCCA CCTCAAGGAGCAGAAGAACCTCAATTCTTTCTTTGCCGTGATGTTTGGTCTCAGCAACTCGGCCATCAGccgcctggcccacacctgggaG CGGTTGCCCCAGAAGGTGCGGAAGCTGCACTCTGCCCTCGAGAGGCTGCTG gACCCCTCCTGGAACCACCGAGCCTACCGTGTGGCCCTGGCCAAGCTCTCCCCTCCCATCATCCCCTTCATGCCCCTCCTCCTCAAAG ACATGACCTTCATCCACGAGGGCAACCGCACACTGGTGGAGAACCTCATCAACTTCGAGAAGATG CGGATGATGGCCCGAGCCGTGCGCGTGCTGCAGCACTGCCGAGGCCACGGCCATG CACCCCTCTCCCCACTCAGGACCCGAGCTTCCCACGTGCACGAGGACAGCCAGGCGTCGCGGATTTCCACGT GCTCGGAGCAGTCCCTGAGCACCCGGAGTCCGGCCAGCACCTGGGCGTACGTCCAGCAGCTGAAGGTCATCGACAACCAGCGGGAGCTATCCCGCCTGTCTCGGGAGCTGGAGCCATGA
- the RAPGEF3 gene encoding rap guanine nucleotide exchange factor 3 isoform X6, with protein MRRPRSCSYQLLLAHGRPGRVQGLRWTPLTTSQESLDFSGSLEQASTERVLRAGKQLHRHLLAACPGLIRDRKHHLRLYRQCCSGRELVDGILALGLAVHSRSQAVGVCQVLLDEGALCHVRHDWAFQDRDAQFYRFPGPEPEPASRPEVEEDLLEAVALLAQRGPDALLTVALRKPPAQRTHEELELIFEELLHIKAVAHLSNSVKRELAAVLLFEPHSKAGTVLFSQGDKGTSWYIIWKGSVNVVTHGKGLVTTLHEGDDFGQLALVNDAPRAATIVLREDSCHFLRVDKQDFNRIIKDVEAKTMRLEEHGKVVLVLERASQGAGPACPPTPGRTRYTVMSGTPEKILELLLEAMRPDSSTHDPTETFLSDFLLTHSVFMPSAQLCPALLHHFHAEPAGSSEQERSSYVCNKRQQILRLVSQWVALYGPMLHADPVASSFLQRLSELVSEDVQLSSLLRGQWPERRRHHRLENGCGNASPQTKARNAPVWLPGHDELLASSNCAIRAGDKVPYDIYRPDHSGLTLQLPVTASVREVLVALAQEDGGTRGQVLVKVNSAGDAVGLQPDARGVATSLGLNERLFVVDPQQVHELSPHPEQLGPTVGSAEALELVSAKDLASQLTEQDRDLFYSVHQVELIHYVLGPQHLRDVTTANLERFMRRFNELQYWVATELCLCLLPGPRAQLLRKFIKLAAHLKEQKNLNSFFAVMFGLSNSAISRLAHTWERLPQKVRKLHSALERLLDPSWNHRAYRVALAKLSPPIIPFMPLLLKDMTFIHEGNRTLVENLINFEKMRMMARAVRVLQHCRGHGHAPLSPLRTRASHVHEDSQASRISTCSEQSLSTRSPASTWAYVQQLKVIDNQRELSRLSRELEP; from the exons ATGCGCCGGCCCCGGAGCTGCTCCTAccagctgctgctggcgcacGGGCGCCCCGGACGCGTGCAAGGGCTTCGCTGG ACGCCGCTCACCACCAGCCAGGAGTCCCTGGATTTCAGCGGGAGCCTGGAGCAG GCCTCCACGGAGCGAGTCCTCAGGGCTGGGAAGCAGCTGCACCGGCACCTCCTGGCCGCCTGTCCGGGCCTCATCCGTGACAGGAAGCACCACCTGAGGCTCTACCG GCAGTGCTGCTCCGGCCGGGAGCTGGTGGACGGGATCCTGGCTCTGGGGCTGGCGGTGCACTCACGGAGCCAGGCTGTGGGCGTGTGCCAGGTGCTGCTCGATGAAGGCGCCTTGTGCCACG TGAGACACGACTGGGCCTTCCAGGACCGCGATGCTCAGTTCTACCGCTTCCCTGGGCCGGAGCCGGAGCCCGCCAGCAGGCCCGAGGTGGAGGAGGATCTGCTGGAGGCTGTGGCTCTGCTGGCCCAGCGGGGGCCCGACGCCCTGCTCACCGTGGCCCTTCGGAAGCC cccggcTCAGCGCACGCATGAGGAGCTGGAGCTCATCTTCGAGGAGCTGCTGCACATCAAGGCTGTGGCTCACCTGTCCAACTCG gTGAAGCGCGAGCTGGCGGCCGTGCTGCTGTTTGAGCCGCACAGCAAGGCGGGCACTGTGT TGTTCAGCCAGGGGGACAAGGGCACCTCGTGGTACATCATCTGGAAGGGGTCTGTCAACGTGGTCACCCATGGCAAG gggctggtgaCCACCCTGCACGAGGGAGACGACTTTGGACAGCTGGCCCTGGTAAACGACGCCCCCCGCGCGGCCACCATCGTCCTGCGGGAGGACAGCTGTCACTTCCTGCGCGTGGACAAGCAGGACTTCAATCGCATCATCAAG GACGTGGAAGCGAAGACCATGCGGCTGGAAGAGCACGGCAaggtggtgctggtgctggagAGAGCCTCccagggcgccggccctgctTGCCCCCCGACCCCAGGCCGGACCCG GTACACGGTGATGTCCGGCACCCCAGAGAAGATCCTTGAGCTCCTACTGGAGGCCATGCGGCCCGATTCCAGCACCCACGACCCCACAG AGACCTTCCTCAGCGACTTCCTGCTGACCCACAGCGTCTTCATGCCCagcgcccagctctgccctgcgcTGCTGCACCA CTTCCACGCGGAGCCTGCGGGCAGCAGTGAGCAGGAACGCAGCTCCTACGTGTGCAACAAGAGGCAGCAGATCCTACGGCTGGTCAGCCAGTGGGTGGCCCTGTACGGCCCCATGCTCCACGCAGACCCCGTGgcctccagcttcctccag AGACTGTCCGAGCTGGTGAGTGAGGACGTCCAGTTGAGCAGCCTGCTGAGGGGGCAGTGGCCAGAGAGGCGGCGACACCACAG GCTGGAAAACGGCTGCGGGAACGCCTCTCCTCAGACGAAG gcCCGGAACGCACCTGTCTGGCTCCCCGGCCATGACGAGCTCCTGGCCAGCAGCAACTGTGCCATCCGGGCTGGGGACAAAG TCCCCTACGACATCTACCGGCCCGACCACTCGGGGCTGACCCTGCAGCTGCCCGTGACGGCCTCTGTGCGAGAGGTGCTTGTGGCCTTGGCTCAGGAGGACGGCGGGACCAGGGGGCAGGTGTTGGTGAAGGTCAACTCTGCAGGAG ATGCTGTGGGCTTGCAGCCAGATGCCCGCGGTGTGGCCACATCCCTGGGGCTCAATGAGCGGCTCTTTGTGGTCGACCCACAGCAAGTGCATGAGCTG AGTCCACACCCTGAACAGCTGGGGCCCACGGTGGGCTCAGCTGAGGCGCTGGAGCTAGTGAGCGCCAAGGACCTGGCCAGTCAGCTGACCGAGCAGGACAGGGACCTCTTCTACAGCGTCCACCAG GTGGAGCTGATCCACTACGTGCTGggcccccagcacctgcgtgACGTCACCACTGCCAACCTGGAGCGCTTCATGCGCCGCTTCAACGAGCTGCAGTACTGGGTGGCCACGGagctgtgcctctgcctcctgcccggCCCGCGGGCCCAGCTGCTCAGGAAGTTCATCAAGCTGGCTGCCCA CCTCAAGGAGCAGAAGAACCTCAATTCTTTCTTTGCCGTGATGTTTGGTCTCAGCAACTCGGCCATCAGccgcctggcccacacctgggaG CGGTTGCCCCAGAAGGTGCGGAAGCTGCACTCTGCCCTCGAGAGGCTGCTG gACCCCTCCTGGAACCACCGAGCCTACCGTGTGGCCCTGGCCAAGCTCTCCCCTCCCATCATCCCCTTCATGCCCCTCCTCCTCAAAG ACATGACCTTCATCCACGAGGGCAACCGCACACTGGTGGAGAACCTCATCAACTTCGAGAAGATG CGGATGATGGCCCGAGCCGTGCGCGTGCTGCAGCACTGCCGAGGCCACGGCCATG CACCCCTCTCCCCACTCAGGACCCGAGCTTCCCACGTGCACGAGGACAGCCAGGCGTCGCGGATTTCCACGT GCTCGGAGCAGTCCCTGAGCACCCGGAGTCCGGCCAGCACCTGGGCGTACGTCCAGCAGCTGAAGGTCATCGACAACCAGCGGGAGCTATCCCGCCTGTCTCGGGAGCTGGAGCCATGA
- the RAPGEF3 gene encoding rap guanine nucleotide exchange factor 3 isoform X4, giving the protein MRRPRSCSYQLLLAHGRPGRVQGLRWTPLTTSQESLDFSGSLEQASTERVLRAGKQLHRHLLAACPGLIRDRKHHLRLYRQCCSGRELVDGILALGLAVHSRSQAVGVCQVLLDEGALCHVRHDWAFQDRDAQFYRFPGPEPEPASRPEVEEDLLEAVALLAQRGPDALLTVALRKPPAQRTHEELELIFEELLHIKAVAHLSNSVKRELAAVLLFEPHSKAGTVLFSQGDKGTSWYIIWKGSVNVVTHGKGLVTTLHEGDDFGQLALVNDAPRAATIVLREDSCHFLRVDKQDFNRIIKDVEAKTMRLEEHGKVVLVLERASQGAGPACPPTPGRTRYTVMSGTPEKILELLLEAMRPDSSTHDPTETFLSDFLLTHSVFMPSAQLCPALLHHFHAEPAGSSEQERSSYVCNKRQQILRLVSQWVALYGPMLHADPVASSFLQRLSELVSEDVQLSSLLRGQWPERRRHHRLENGCGNASPQTKARNAPVWLPGHDELLASSNCAIRAGDKVPYDIYRPDHSGLTLQLPVTASVREVLVALAQEDGGTRGQVLVKVNSAGDAVGLQPDARGVATSLGLNERLFVVDPQQVHELHPRPTLCSRLQSPHPEQLGPTVGSAEALELVSAKDLASQLTEQDRDLFYSVHQVELIHYVLGPQHLRDVTTANLERFMRRFNELQYWVATELCLCLLPGPRAQLLRKFIKLAAQSLLLCSQPQGAEEPQFFLCRDVWSQQLGHQPPGPHLGAVAPEGAEAALCPREAAGPLLEPPSLPCGPGQALPSHHPLHAPPPQRHDLHPRGQPHTGGEPHQLREDADDGPSRARAAALPRPRPWTRASHVHEDSQASRISTCSEQSLSTRSPASTWAYVQQLKVIDNQRELSRLSRELEP; this is encoded by the exons ATGCGCCGGCCCCGGAGCTGCTCCTAccagctgctgctggcgcacGGGCGCCCCGGACGCGTGCAAGGGCTTCGCTGG ACGCCGCTCACCACCAGCCAGGAGTCCCTGGATTTCAGCGGGAGCCTGGAGCAG GCCTCCACGGAGCGAGTCCTCAGGGCTGGGAAGCAGCTGCACCGGCACCTCCTGGCCGCCTGTCCGGGCCTCATCCGTGACAGGAAGCACCACCTGAGGCTCTACCG GCAGTGCTGCTCCGGCCGGGAGCTGGTGGACGGGATCCTGGCTCTGGGGCTGGCGGTGCACTCACGGAGCCAGGCTGTGGGCGTGTGCCAGGTGCTGCTCGATGAAGGCGCCTTGTGCCACG TGAGACACGACTGGGCCTTCCAGGACCGCGATGCTCAGTTCTACCGCTTCCCTGGGCCGGAGCCGGAGCCCGCCAGCAGGCCCGAGGTGGAGGAGGATCTGCTGGAGGCTGTGGCTCTGCTGGCCCAGCGGGGGCCCGACGCCCTGCTCACCGTGGCCCTTCGGAAGCC cccggcTCAGCGCACGCATGAGGAGCTGGAGCTCATCTTCGAGGAGCTGCTGCACATCAAGGCTGTGGCTCACCTGTCCAACTCG gTGAAGCGCGAGCTGGCGGCCGTGCTGCTGTTTGAGCCGCACAGCAAGGCGGGCACTGTGT TGTTCAGCCAGGGGGACAAGGGCACCTCGTGGTACATCATCTGGAAGGGGTCTGTCAACGTGGTCACCCATGGCAAG gggctggtgaCCACCCTGCACGAGGGAGACGACTTTGGACAGCTGGCCCTGGTAAACGACGCCCCCCGCGCGGCCACCATCGTCCTGCGGGAGGACAGCTGTCACTTCCTGCGCGTGGACAAGCAGGACTTCAATCGCATCATCAAG GACGTGGAAGCGAAGACCATGCGGCTGGAAGAGCACGGCAaggtggtgctggtgctggagAGAGCCTCccagggcgccggccctgctTGCCCCCCGACCCCAGGCCGGACCCG GTACACGGTGATGTCCGGCACCCCAGAGAAGATCCTTGAGCTCCTACTGGAGGCCATGCGGCCCGATTCCAGCACCCACGACCCCACAG AGACCTTCCTCAGCGACTTCCTGCTGACCCACAGCGTCTTCATGCCCagcgcccagctctgccctgcgcTGCTGCACCA CTTCCACGCGGAGCCTGCGGGCAGCAGTGAGCAGGAACGCAGCTCCTACGTGTGCAACAAGAGGCAGCAGATCCTACGGCTGGTCAGCCAGTGGGTGGCCCTGTACGGCCCCATGCTCCACGCAGACCCCGTGgcctccagcttcctccag AGACTGTCCGAGCTGGTGAGTGAGGACGTCCAGTTGAGCAGCCTGCTGAGGGGGCAGTGGCCAGAGAGGCGGCGACACCACAG GCTGGAAAACGGCTGCGGGAACGCCTCTCCTCAGACGAAG gcCCGGAACGCACCTGTCTGGCTCCCCGGCCATGACGAGCTCCTGGCCAGCAGCAACTGTGCCATCCGGGCTGGGGACAAAG TCCCCTACGACATCTACCGGCCCGACCACTCGGGGCTGACCCTGCAGCTGCCCGTGACGGCCTCTGTGCGAGAGGTGCTTGTGGCCTTGGCTCAGGAGGACGGCGGGACCAGGGGGCAGGTGTTGGTGAAGGTCAACTCTGCAGGAG ATGCTGTGGGCTTGCAGCCAGATGCCCGCGGTGTGGCCACATCCCTGGGGCTCAATGAGCGGCTCTTTGTGGTCGACCCACAGCAAGTGCATGAGCTG CACCCTCGTCCCACCCTGTGCTCTCGCTTGCAGAGTCCACACCCTGAACAGCTGGGGCCCACGGTGGGCTCAGCTGAGGCGCTGGAGCTAGTGAGCGCCAAGGACCTGGCCAGTCAGCTGACCGAGCAGGACAGGGACCTCTTCTACAGCGTCCACCAG GTGGAGCTGATCCACTACGTGCTGggcccccagcacctgcgtgACGTCACCACTGCCAACCTGGAGCGCTTCATGCGCCGCTTCAACGAGCTGCAGTACTGGGTGGCCACGGagctgtgcctctgcctcctgcccggCCCGCGGGCCCAGCTGCTCAGGAAGTTCATCAAGCTGGCTGCCCA GTCTCTGCTCCTCTGCTCACAGCCTCAAGGAGCAGAAGAACCTCAATTCTTTCTTTGCCGTGATGTTTGGTCTCAGCAACTCGGCCATCAGccgcctggcccacacctgggaG CGGTTGCCCCAGAAGGTGCGGAAGCTGCACTCTGCCCTCGAGAGGCTGCTG gACCCCTCCTGGAACCACCGAGCCTACCGTGTGGCCCTGGCCAAGCTCTCCCCTCCCATCATCCCCTTCATGCCCCTCCTCCTCAAAG ACATGACCTTCATCCACGAGGGCAACCGCACACTGGTGGAGAACCTCATCAACTTCGAGAAGATG CGGATGATGGCCCGAGCCGTGCGCGTGCTGCAGCACTGCCGAGGCCACGGCCATG GACCCGAGCTTCCCACGTGCACGAGGACAGCCAGGCGTCGCGGATTTCCACGT GCTCGGAGCAGTCCCTGAGCACCCGGAGTCCGGCCAGCACCTGGGCGTACGTCCAGCAGCTGAAGGTCATCGACAACCAGCGGGAGCTATCCCGCCTGTCTCGGGAGCTGGAGCCATGA